One genomic window of Cannabis sativa cultivar Pink pepper isolate KNU-18-1 chromosome 2, ASM2916894v1, whole genome shotgun sequence includes the following:
- the LOC115718473 gene encoding serine carboxypeptidase-like 20, producing the protein MAEHYYTKFFFLIIFYVYYILLSSEAAPSGSLVTKLPGFAGTFPSKHYSGYINIDGNPSGKNIFYYFVSSERNPTSDAVVLWLNGGPGCSSFDGFVYEHGPFSFEVGKAKGSLPKLHLNPFSWSKVSNIIYLDSPTGVGFSYSKDPTKYTTGDLQTASDTHTFLLKWFEQFPEFISNPFYIAGESYAGIYVPTLASEIAKGIKNGDKPVINLKGYMVGNGVTDPYFDGNALVPFAHGMALISDEIYEAARVACKGNYYANYDEANCNQKLQRVSQAIDGLNIYDVLEPCYHSPDTAKQKAKGNSSLPLSFQQLGMTDKPLPVRKRIFGRAWPFEAPVRDGIVPLWHTLAASSATTSRITVPCFDDEVATSWLNNKAVRKAIHAAPESVSGPWDLCTSRISYNHDSGSMIPYHKNLTMQGYQALIFSGDHDMCVPFTGSQSWTRSIGYKIIDEWRPWISNSQVAGYVQGYDHNLTYLTIKGAGHTVPEYKPHEALDFISRWLEGKPI; encoded by the exons ATGGCAGAACATTATtataccaaattcttctttctcatcatattctatgtttattacattcttTTATCTTCTGAAGCTGCTCCTTCAGGCTCTCTTGTCACAAAACTTCCTGGCTTTGCTGGTACTTTTCCATCAAAACATTACTCAGG ATACATAAACATAGATGGGAATCCAAGTGGTAAAAACATTTTCTATTACTTTGTTTCTTCTGAGAGAAACCCAACAAGTGATGCAGTCGTTTTGTGGTTAAATGGAGGACCTGGTTGCTCTAGTTTTGATGGTTTTGTCTATGAACATG GACCATTCAGTTTTGAAGTTGGAAAGGCAAAAGGAAGCCTGCCCAAGTTACATCTAAATCCATTTAGTTGGTCGAAG GtttcaaatattatatatttggatTCTCCAACTGGTGTTGGCTTTTCTTATTCTAAAGATCCAACCAAATACACAACTGGAGATCTACAAACTGCTTCTGATACACACACTTTTCTCCTCAAG TGGTTTGAGCAATTCCCAGAGTTCATTTCAAACCCATTTTACATTGCTGGAGAATCATATGCTGGAATATATGTGCCCACACTTGCTTCTGAAATTGCAAAAG GAATTAAAAATGGAGACAAACCTGTCATCAATCTTAAG GGTTACATGGTGGGAAATGGAGTGACTGACCCATATTTTGATGGCAATGCTCTTGTCCCATTTGCCCATGGTATGGCCCTCATCTCAGATGAAATCTATGAG GCAGCCAGAGTTGCTTGTAAAGGAAATTACTATGCTAACTATGATGAAGCCAATTGCAACCAGAAACTTCAGAGAGTAAGCCAG GCTATTGATGGACTAAACATATACGACGTATTGGAGCCATGTTACCACAGTCCAGATACTGCCAAACAAAAGGCCAAAGGAAACTCAAGCTTACCACTGAGTTTCCAGCAACTGGGAATGACTGATAAGCCTCTCCCAGTCAGAAAAAGGATATTTGGACGTGCTTGGCCTTTCGAGGCACCAGTAAGAGATGGCATTGTCCCTTTGTGGCATACACTTGCTGCCTCTTCTGCTACTACTTCAAGAATCACTGTTCCCTGTTTT GATGATGAAGTTGCAACATCATGGTTGAATAACAAAGCAGTAAGGAAAGCTATACATGCAGCACCA GAAAGTGTGAGTGGTCCTTGGGATTTATGTACAAGCAGAATAAGTTATAATCATGATTCTGGAAGTATGATTCCTTACCACAAAAACCTCACAATGCAAGGTTACCAAGCCCTCATTTTCAG TGGAGACCATGATATGTGTGTGCCATTTACTGGAAGCCAGTCATGGACAAGATCAATTGGATATAAGATTATAGACGAGTGGAGGCCTTGGATTTCCAATTCTCAAGTTGCAGG ATACGTACAAGGGTATGACCACAACCTCACCTATCTCACCATCAAG GGTGCAGGGCATACTGTTCCTGAATACAAGCCCCACGAGGCTTTGGACTTCATTAGCCGTTGGCTGGAAGGGAAACCCATATGA